One segment of Micromonospora parathelypteridis DNA contains the following:
- the nrdR gene encoding transcriptional regulator NrdR: MRCPYCRHADSRVVDSREADDGQLIRRRRSCPECGKRFTTVEEAVLAVVKRSGVTEPFSRTKIIGGVRKACQGRPVDEDSIALLAQKVEETVRAKGAAEIPSHDVGLAILGPLQGLDEVAYLRFASVYRSFDSLADFEQEIETLRAAARAREGAAGAGAAEPAGRTN; encoded by the coding sequence ATGCGGTGTCCGTACTGCCGGCACGCTGACTCCCGGGTGGTCGACTCGCGGGAGGCCGACGACGGCCAGCTCATCCGACGGCGGCGATCCTGCCCGGAGTGCGGCAAGCGGTTCACCACCGTCGAAGAGGCGGTCCTCGCGGTCGTGAAGCGCAGCGGGGTGACCGAGCCGTTCAGCCGTACGAAGATCATCGGCGGGGTGCGCAAGGCGTGCCAGGGTCGGCCGGTCGACGAGGACTCGATCGCGTTGCTGGCTCAGAAGGTCGAGGAGACCGTGCGGGCCAAGGGTGCGGCCGAGATCCCCAGCCACGACGTAGGGCTGGCGATCCTGGGCCCACTCCAGGGCCTGGACGAGGTGGCGTACCTGCGGTTCGCCAGCGTCTACCGGTCCTTCGACTCGCTCGCGGACTTCGAGCAGGAGATCGAGACACTGCGGGCCGCCGCCCGTGCCCGCGAGGGCGCGGCGGGGGCCGGGGCGGCGGAACCCGCCGGCCGTACCAATTGA
- the lexA gene encoding transcriptional repressor LexA produces the protein MTEDRASRPKSPQQITDAGPPATRRRSAARSRTGQPAVRPVTPVVSAFPDPATVDLTARQRRILEFIRTWVERHGYPPSVREIGEAVGLVSPSSVAYQLKELEKKGFLRRDPNRPRAVDVRAPSEAIDDELSRAQRPTPAYVPMLGRIAAGGPILAEQAVEDIFPLPRELVGEGEVFMLQVKGDSMLDAAICDGDWVVVRQQPTADSGEIVAAMLDGEATVKTYRRRDGHVWLMPQNPAFDPIPGDDATIMGRVVAVLRRI, from the coding sequence GTGACCGAGGACCGGGCCAGCCGGCCGAAGAGCCCGCAGCAGATCACCGACGCGGGCCCGCCAGCCACCCGACGCCGCAGTGCCGCGCGCAGCCGAACGGGTCAGCCCGCCGTGCGCCCGGTCACCCCGGTGGTCAGCGCCTTCCCCGACCCGGCGACGGTCGACCTGACCGCCCGCCAGCGGCGCATCCTGGAGTTCATCCGCACCTGGGTGGAGCGGCACGGCTACCCGCCGAGCGTCCGGGAGATCGGCGAGGCTGTCGGCCTGGTGTCGCCGTCCAGCGTCGCCTACCAGCTCAAGGAGCTGGAGAAGAAGGGCTTCCTGCGCCGCGACCCCAACCGGCCCCGCGCGGTGGACGTCCGCGCCCCCAGCGAGGCCATCGACGACGAGCTGTCCCGGGCACAACGACCGACCCCGGCGTACGTGCCGATGCTCGGTCGGATCGCCGCCGGTGGGCCGATCCTCGCCGAGCAGGCCGTTGAGGACATCTTCCCGCTGCCCCGCGAGCTGGTGGGCGAGGGCGAGGTCTTCATGCTCCAGGTCAAGGGCGACTCGATGCTCGACGCGGCGATCTGCGACGGCGACTGGGTGGTAGTTCGGCAGCAGCCGACCGCCGACTCGGGCGAGATCGTGGCCGCCATGCTCGACGGCGAGGCGACCGTCAAGACCTACCGGCGGCGCGACGGGCACGTCTGGCTGATGCCACAGAACCCGGCCTTCGACCCGATCCCCGGTGACGACGCCACCATCATGGGCCGGGTCGTGGCGGTGCTGCGCCGGATCTGA
- the dapF gene encoding diaminopimelate epimerase: MEFTKGHGTGNDFVLLPDPDGQLDLTPELVAALCDRRRGIGADGVLRVVRAAKHPEGAGLAGEAEWFMDYWNADGSFAEMCGNGARVFVRYLLETGLATPAGAALPVATRAGVVRALVEGGTVSVEMRRPRLYDGSTATLGGLTLPGTAVDVGNPHLVCVLPTGVELAELDLTTAPGFDPTVFPTGVNVEFIVAGDPVDGTDGHTLMRVYERGSAETLSCGTGACAVGAVALRDAGRDTGVIAVDVPGGRVTVTVTADSCWLSGPAVLVATGEINPATLQPSA; the protein is encoded by the coding sequence GTGGAGTTCACCAAGGGCCACGGCACCGGCAACGACTTCGTCCTCCTTCCCGACCCGGACGGTCAGCTCGATCTGACCCCGGAGCTGGTCGCGGCGCTCTGCGACCGGCGGCGCGGCATCGGTGCGGACGGCGTACTGCGGGTGGTCCGCGCGGCCAAGCATCCGGAGGGCGCCGGGCTGGCCGGCGAGGCCGAGTGGTTCATGGACTACTGGAACGCCGACGGCTCGTTCGCCGAGATGTGCGGCAACGGTGCCCGGGTCTTCGTGCGCTACCTGCTCGAGACCGGGTTGGCGACGCCCGCCGGCGCGGCGCTGCCGGTGGCCACCCGGGCCGGCGTCGTGCGCGCGCTGGTCGAGGGCGGCACGGTGTCCGTCGAGATGCGCCGCCCCCGGCTGTACGACGGCTCCACCGCCACCCTGGGTGGGCTGACCCTGCCCGGCACCGCCGTGGACGTCGGCAACCCGCACCTGGTCTGTGTCCTACCGACGGGTGTCGAGTTGGCCGAGCTGGACCTGACCACGGCGCCGGGGTTCGATCCGACGGTCTTTCCGACCGGGGTGAACGTGGAGTTCATCGTGGCGGGTGACCCGGTCGACGGCACCGACGGGCACACGTTGATGCGGGTGTACGAGCGCGGCAGCGCCGAGACCCTGTCCTGCGGCACCGGTGCCTGCGCGGTGGGCGCTGTGGCCCTGCGCGACGCCGGCCGGGACACGGGCGTGATCGCCGTCGACGTCCCCGGCGGCCGCGTGACGGTCACCGTCACGGCCGACTCCTGCTGGCTCTCCGGCCCCGCCGTTCTGGTAGCGACCGGCGAGATCAACCCCGCCACCCTGCAGCCGTCCGCCTGA
- a CDS encoding NAD-dependent malic enzyme has translation MAITRLPSAGFSITIRIAVTADASSIGRLTTSVGEAGAIVTALDVVDSDPTHVIVDLTCDTADASHADQVVDALTALDGVDVRKVSDRTFLLHLGGKIEVTSKVALRNRDELSRAYTPGVARVCMAIAENPADARRLTIKRNTVAVVSDGSAVLGLGNLGPAASLPVMEGKAALFKRFGGVDAWPVVLDTQDTDEIVQIVKAIAPAYGGINLEDIAAPRCFEIEARLREALDIPVFHDDQHGTAICVLAALTNALRVVGKQLEDVRVVVSGAGAAGTAIMKLLLRQGVGDIIAYDRQGALHRGLTGLNSAWQWLAENTNKENYSGDLPGAIRGADVFIGVSAPNLLTGEDIAQMAKDSIVFALANPDPEVDPREARKHAAVVATGRSDQPNQINNVLAFPGVFRGMLDAHAEEFTEEMAIAAARAIADVVGEDKINPTVIVPSVFDSRVAPAVAAAVRAAAHNPSPLPAADPGPADLPEIAANASATP, from the coding sequence GTGGCCATCACCCGACTGCCGAGCGCCGGATTTTCGATCACCATCCGGATCGCCGTGACCGCGGACGCCTCTTCGATCGGCCGGCTCACCACCTCTGTCGGTGAGGCCGGGGCGATCGTCACGGCGCTGGACGTGGTGGACTCGGACCCGACCCACGTGATCGTCGACCTGACCTGTGACACCGCCGACGCCAGCCACGCCGATCAGGTCGTCGACGCGCTGACCGCGTTGGACGGCGTGGACGTGCGGAAGGTGTCGGACCGGACGTTCCTCCTGCACCTGGGCGGCAAGATCGAGGTGACCTCGAAGGTCGCCCTGCGCAACCGCGACGAGCTGTCCCGGGCGTACACCCCGGGGGTTGCCCGGGTCTGCATGGCGATCGCCGAGAACCCGGCGGACGCCCGGCGACTGACCATCAAGCGCAACACCGTCGCGGTGGTCAGCGACGGTTCGGCGGTGCTCGGCCTGGGCAACCTGGGCCCGGCCGCGTCGCTGCCGGTGATGGAGGGCAAGGCGGCGCTGTTCAAGCGCTTCGGCGGGGTGGACGCCTGGCCGGTGGTGCTGGACACCCAGGACACCGACGAGATCGTGCAGATCGTGAAGGCGATCGCGCCGGCGTACGGCGGGATCAACCTGGAGGACATCGCCGCGCCGCGCTGCTTCGAGATCGAGGCGCGGCTGCGCGAGGCGCTGGACATCCCGGTCTTCCACGACGACCAGCACGGCACCGCGATCTGCGTGCTGGCCGCGCTGACCAACGCGCTGCGGGTCGTGGGCAAGCAGCTCGAGGACGTCCGGGTGGTCGTCTCCGGAGCTGGCGCGGCCGGCACCGCGATCATGAAGCTGCTGCTGCGCCAGGGCGTCGGCGACATCATCGCGTACGACCGGCAGGGCGCCCTGCACCGTGGGCTGACCGGGCTCAACTCGGCGTGGCAATGGCTGGCGGAGAACACCAACAAGGAGAACTACTCGGGCGACCTGCCGGGTGCGATCCGGGGTGCCGACGTGTTCATCGGTGTGAGCGCGCCGAACCTGCTCACCGGCGAGGACATCGCGCAGATGGCCAAGGACTCGATCGTCTTCGCGCTCGCCAACCCGGACCCGGAGGTCGACCCGCGGGAGGCGCGCAAGCACGCCGCCGTGGTCGCCACCGGCCGCTCGGACCAGCCGAACCAGATCAACAACGTGCTCGCCTTCCCGGGGGTGTTCCGCGGCATGCTGGACGCGCACGCCGAGGAGTTCACCGAGGAGATGGCGATCGCGGCGGCCCGGGCCATCGCCGACGTCGTCGGCGAGGACAAGATCAACCCGACGGTGATCGTGCCGAGCGTCTTCGACTCCCGGGTCGCACCGGCGGTCGCCGCCGCCGTCCGCGCCGCCGCGCACAACCCCAGCCCGCTGCCGGCCGCCGACCCCGGCCCCGCCGACCTCCCGGAGATCGCAGCCAACGCAAGCGCAACCCCGTAA
- a CDS encoding bifunctional 5,10-methylenetetrahydrofolate dehydrogenase/5,10-methenyltetrahydrofolate cyclohydrolase, translating into MTTTSTSVEHDTPSGTARLLPGAPVAEAVLAETAAAAARLRSRGITPSLATILVGDDDASAGYIAIKQRQAAALGFASPHVHLPATVTQAELHQAIARFNTDPAVHGLLVQYPVPGHLDYDAALQTIDPDKDVDGMHPLNMGRLAVGLPGPLPCTPAGIEALLAYYEIPVAGREVVILGRGATLGRPLAMLLAQKRPTANAAVTVVHTGVPDWTRYTRRADILVAAAGVPRIVQPEHVKPGAVVIGAGVRYDGRRLLPDVDEACAEVAGAITPRVGGVGPTTVAMLFRNAVRAAERASQ; encoded by the coding sequence ATGACCACTACCAGCACATCCGTCGAGCACGACACCCCGTCGGGCACGGCCCGGCTCCTGCCGGGCGCACCCGTCGCCGAGGCGGTCCTGGCCGAGACCGCCGCCGCAGCCGCCCGCCTGCGCAGCCGCGGGATCACACCGAGCCTCGCCACCATCCTCGTCGGCGACGACGACGCCAGCGCCGGCTACATCGCCATCAAGCAGCGTCAAGCCGCCGCGCTCGGGTTCGCCTCCCCACACGTACATCTGCCTGCCACCGTCACCCAGGCCGAGCTACACCAGGCCATTGCCCGGTTCAACACCGATCCGGCCGTGCACGGGCTGCTCGTGCAGTACCCCGTGCCGGGGCATCTGGACTACGACGCGGCGCTGCAGACCATCGACCCGGACAAGGACGTCGACGGCATGCATCCGCTGAACATGGGGCGTCTCGCCGTCGGCCTGCCCGGCCCGCTGCCGTGCACCCCCGCCGGCATCGAAGCCCTCCTCGCGTACTACGAGATCCCCGTCGCCGGTCGTGAGGTCGTCATCCTCGGCCGGGGCGCCACCCTTGGCCGCCCCCTGGCGATGCTGCTCGCCCAGAAGCGCCCGACCGCCAACGCCGCCGTCACCGTCGTACACACCGGTGTGCCCGACTGGACCCGCTACACCCGCCGCGCCGACATCCTCGTCGCCGCCGCCGGCGTACCCCGGATCGTTCAGCCTGAGCACGTCAAGCCGGGCGCCGTCGTCATCGGCGCCGGCGTCCGCTACGACGGGCGGCGCCTCCTCCCGGACGTGGACGAAGCGTGCGCCGAGGTCGCCGGCGCCATCACGCCGCGGGTCGGCGGGGTCGGTCCGACCACCGTCGCGATGCTGTTCCGCAACGCCGTGCGCGCCGCCGAGCGCGCGAGCCAGTAG
- the miaA gene encoding tRNA (adenosine(37)-N6)-dimethylallyltransferase MiaA, which yields MTSEGPGTVVAVVGPTAAGKSALSIALAHALDGEVVNADSMQLYRGMDIGTAKLTPAERDGVPHHLLDIWEVTEPASVAEYQRLARAAVDDILSRGRVPLLVGGSGLYVRAVLERFEFPGTDAVLRERLERELAEVGPAPLYARLRAADPVAAEGILPGNGRRIVRALEVIELTGAPFTASLPQPTPYYPSVQLGVDLDTGLLDERIALRVDRMWADGLVPETRELVGRGLPDGRTASRALGYQQVLRLLAGELTESQAHDETVRATRRFVRRQRSWFRRDPRIHWLDSGGPDLIGDALRLVPSAAR from the coding sequence GTGACCAGCGAAGGACCCGGCACGGTCGTCGCGGTGGTCGGCCCGACCGCCGCGGGTAAGTCGGCGCTGAGCATCGCGTTGGCGCACGCCCTCGACGGGGAGGTGGTCAACGCCGACTCGATGCAGCTCTACCGGGGCATGGACATCGGGACCGCCAAGTTGACCCCCGCCGAGCGGGACGGAGTGCCGCACCACCTGTTGGACATCTGGGAGGTCACCGAGCCGGCGAGCGTCGCCGAGTACCAGCGGCTGGCCCGCGCGGCGGTCGACGACATCCTGTCCCGGGGGCGGGTGCCGCTGCTGGTCGGTGGGTCCGGGCTGTACGTGCGGGCGGTGTTGGAGCGCTTCGAGTTCCCCGGCACCGACGCGGTGCTGCGCGAGCGGCTGGAACGGGAGTTGGCCGAGGTCGGCCCGGCGCCGCTGTACGCGCGGCTGCGTGCCGCCGACCCGGTCGCCGCCGAGGGCATCCTCCCCGGCAACGGGCGGCGGATCGTCCGGGCCCTGGAGGTGATCGAGCTCACCGGCGCGCCGTTCACCGCGTCGCTGCCGCAGCCGACGCCGTACTACCCGTCGGTGCAGCTCGGCGTCGACCTGGACACCGGGCTGCTGGACGAACGGATCGCGCTGCGGGTCGACCGGATGTGGGCCGACGGCCTGGTGCCCGAGACCCGCGAGCTGGTCGGGCGAGGGCTGCCCGACGGGCGGACGGCGAGCAGGGCGCTCGGCTATCAGCAGGTGCTGCGCCTGCTCGCCGGTGAGCTGACCGAGTCGCAGGCGCACGACGAGACGGTCCGGGCCACCCGGCGGTTCGTCCGCAGGCAGCGGTCCTGGTTCCGGCGCGACCCGCGGATCCACTGGCTGGATTCGGGCGGACCGGACCTGATCGGGGACGCCCTGCGCCTGGTGCCGTCCGCTGCGCGATGA
- the hflX gene encoding GTPase HflX produces MRDQESFVPVEDELDDVTTGEMDLSERQSLRRVPGLSTELTDVTEVEYRQLRLERVVLVGVWTEGTVTDAENSLTELAALAETAGSQVLEGLIQRRTRPDPATYIGRGKVDDLGKVVLSTGADTVICDGELSPSQLRNLEQRTKVKVVDRTALILDIFAQHAKSKEGKAQVELAQLEYLLPRLRGWGETLSRQTGGSGRGGGAGGGVGVRGPGETKLETDRRRIRHRISRLRREIKSMRTVRVTKRARRSRNAVPAVAIAGYTNAGKSSLLNRLTGAGVLVENALFATLDPTTRKATASDGRLYTLSDTVGFVRHLPHQIVEAFRSTLEEVAEADLVVHVVDGTHPDPEEQVRAVHAVLAEVSADRLPELLVVNKTDAADEDTLLRLKRLWPDAIFVSAHSGRGIDGLRAAIEERLPRPAVEVRAVLPYDRGDLVARVHRTGEVLSTSHLPEGTLLHVRVGAELAAELAPFDVERQGQAAGSRS; encoded by the coding sequence TTGCGAGACCAGGAGAGCTTTGTCCCCGTCGAGGACGAGCTCGACGACGTCACCACCGGCGAGATGGACCTGTCGGAGCGGCAGTCCCTCCGACGCGTCCCGGGCCTGTCAACCGAGCTCACCGACGTCACCGAGGTGGAATACCGCCAGCTGCGGCTGGAGCGGGTCGTCCTGGTGGGCGTCTGGACCGAGGGCACGGTGACCGACGCGGAAAATTCGCTGACCGAGCTTGCCGCGCTGGCCGAGACCGCCGGTTCGCAGGTGCTCGAAGGGCTCATCCAGCGCCGCACCCGACCCGACCCGGCCACGTACATTGGCCGCGGCAAGGTCGACGACCTCGGCAAGGTGGTGCTCTCCACCGGTGCCGACACGGTCATCTGCGACGGCGAGTTGTCCCCGTCGCAGCTGCGCAACCTGGAGCAGCGCACCAAGGTCAAGGTCGTCGACCGGACCGCGCTGATCCTCGACATCTTCGCCCAGCACGCCAAGAGCAAAGAGGGCAAGGCCCAGGTCGAGCTGGCCCAGCTCGAATACCTGCTGCCCCGGCTGCGCGGTTGGGGTGAGACGCTCTCCCGGCAGACCGGTGGTTCCGGCCGTGGTGGCGGCGCCGGTGGCGGTGTGGGTGTTCGTGGTCCCGGTGAGACCAAGCTGGAGACCGACCGGCGGCGTATCCGCCACCGCATCTCCCGGCTGCGTCGCGAGATCAAGAGCATGCGGACGGTACGCGTGACCAAGCGCGCCCGCCGTTCCCGCAACGCCGTCCCCGCGGTCGCCATCGCCGGCTACACCAACGCCGGCAAGTCCAGCCTGCTCAACCGCCTGACCGGCGCGGGCGTGCTGGTGGAGAACGCGTTGTTCGCGACGTTGGACCCGACCACCCGGAAGGCGACCGCCTCGGACGGCCGGCTCTACACCCTGTCCGACACGGTCGGCTTCGTCCGGCACCTGCCGCACCAGATCGTCGAGGCGTTCCGCTCGACGCTGGAGGAGGTCGCGGAGGCGGATCTGGTGGTGCACGTCGTCGACGGCACCCACCCGGATCCGGAGGAGCAGGTCCGGGCGGTCCACGCGGTGCTCGCCGAGGTGAGCGCCGACCGGCTCCCCGAGTTGCTGGTGGTCAACAAGACCGACGCGGCCGACGAGGACACGCTGCTGCGGCTCAAGCGGCTCTGGCCGGACGCGATCTTCGTTTCCGCGCACTCCGGGCGGGGCATCGACGGGCTGCGCGCGGCGATCGAGGAGCGGCTGCCGCGCCCGGCCGTGGAGGTCCGGGCCGTGCTGCCGTACGACCGCGGTGATCTGGTGGCCCGTGTGCACCGCACGGGCGAGGTGCTCAGCACGTCGCACCTGCCGGAGGGCACCCTGCTGCACGTCCGCGTCGGCGCGGAGCTCGCTGCGGAGCTGGCGCCGTTCGACGTCGAGCGGCAGGGGCAGGCGGCCGGCAGCCGATCCTGA
- a CDS encoding vitamin B12-dependent ribonucleotide reductase, translating to MSGDGVTTSRSRSKANASAGLKIERVWTTEGVHPYDEVTWERRDVVMTNWRDGSINFEQRGVEFPESWSVNAANIVTTKYFRGAVGTPEREWSLKQLIDRVVSTYRTAGEEYGYFASPADAEIFGHELTWMLLNQVFSFNSPVWFNVGTPSPQQVSACFILAVDDSMDSILDWYKEEGLIFKGGSGSGVNLSRIRSSRELLSSGGTASGPVSFMRGADASAGTIKSGGATRRAAKMVILDVDHPDIEEFVVTKAREEHKIRALRDAGFDMDLGGSDIVSVQYQNANNSVRVSDEFMSAVENGGGFDLRGRLDGSVIDTVDAKKLFRTISQAAWECADPGLQYDDTINDWHTCPETGRITASNPCSEYLHLDNSSCNLASLNLMKFLRADGGFEVEKFVKSVEFVITAMDISICFADFPTEKIGETSRAYRQLGIGYANLGALLMATGLPYDSEQGRSVAASITSLMTGTAYRRSAELAGVVGAYEGYARNAEPHKRVMRKHAAANDEIKPTSPVATAIVREATKQWTQGNKIGDKFGWRNAQASVLAPTGTIGFMMDCDTTGVEPDLALVKFKKLVGGGSMQIVNQTVPRALRSLGYPEEQVEAIVEHIADHGHVVDAPGLKPEHYPVFDCAMGERTIAPMGHVRMMAAIQPFVSGAISKTVNMPEAATVEDVEKIYFEGWKLGLKALAIYRDNCKVGQPLSVAKSNKATEPAAVETAPAAPAAVEKVIEYRPVRKRLPKKRPSETVSFSVGGAEGYLTASSYPDDGLGEVFLKMSKQGSTLAGVMDAFSVAISIGLQYGVPLETFVSKFTNMRFEPAGMTDDPDVRMAASVMDYIFRRLALDFLPYERRAELGIFTASERAAQLRAEADAEAAAVTGVELTAMASSAPVEAPAKPEAVAQPAQEMADVAAAKPAPSVGSSTELLEAVIGKAADAPLCFTCGTKMRPAGSCYVCEGCGSTSGCS from the coding sequence ATGTCGGGGGATGGTGTGACGACAAGCAGGTCACGAAGCAAGGCCAACGCGAGCGCTGGGCTGAAGATCGAGCGCGTGTGGACGACCGAGGGGGTCCACCCGTACGACGAGGTCACGTGGGAACGCCGTGACGTCGTGATGACGAACTGGCGGGACGGCTCGATCAACTTCGAGCAGCGGGGGGTCGAGTTCCCGGAGTCGTGGAGCGTCAACGCGGCCAACATCGTCACCACGAAGTACTTCCGGGGCGCGGTGGGGACCCCGGAGCGGGAGTGGTCGCTCAAGCAGTTGATCGACCGGGTGGTCAGCACCTACCGCACCGCGGGCGAGGAGTACGGCTACTTCGCCAGCCCGGCGGACGCCGAGATCTTCGGGCACGAGCTGACCTGGATGCTGCTGAACCAGGTGTTCAGCTTCAACTCGCCGGTCTGGTTCAACGTCGGCACGCCGTCGCCGCAGCAGGTCAGCGCCTGCTTCATCCTGGCCGTCGACGACTCGATGGACTCGATCCTCGACTGGTACAAGGAGGAGGGGCTGATCTTCAAGGGCGGCTCCGGCTCCGGGGTCAACCTGTCGCGGATCCGCTCGTCCCGTGAGCTGCTCTCCTCCGGCGGCACCGCCTCCGGCCCGGTCAGCTTCATGCGCGGCGCGGACGCCTCGGCCGGCACCATCAAGTCCGGTGGGGCGACCCGCCGGGCGGCCAAGATGGTCATCCTCGACGTGGACCACCCGGACATCGAGGAGTTCGTGGTCACGAAGGCGCGCGAGGAGCACAAGATCCGTGCGCTGCGCGACGCCGGCTTCGACATGGACCTCGGCGGCTCCGACATCGTCAGCGTGCAGTACCAGAACGCCAACAACTCGGTCCGGGTCTCGGACGAGTTCATGTCGGCGGTGGAGAACGGCGGCGGCTTCGACCTGCGCGGCCGGCTGGACGGCTCGGTGATCGACACCGTCGACGCCAAGAAGCTGTTCCGCACCATCTCCCAGGCCGCCTGGGAGTGCGCCGACCCGGGCCTGCAGTACGACGACACGATCAACGACTGGCACACCTGCCCGGAGACCGGGCGGATCACCGCGTCGAACCCGTGCTCGGAGTACCTGCACCTGGATAACTCCTCGTGCAACCTGGCGTCGCTCAACCTGATGAAGTTCCTCCGCGCCGACGGTGGCTTCGAGGTGGAGAAGTTCGTCAAGTCCGTCGAGTTCGTCATCACCGCGATGGACATCTCGATCTGCTTCGCCGACTTCCCGACCGAGAAGATCGGCGAGACCTCCCGCGCCTACCGGCAGCTCGGCATCGGCTACGCCAACCTCGGCGCCCTGCTGATGGCCACCGGCCTGCCGTACGACTCGGAGCAGGGCCGTTCGGTCGCCGCGTCGATCACGTCCCTGATGACCGGCACCGCCTACCGTCGCTCCGCCGAGTTGGCTGGCGTCGTCGGCGCGTACGAGGGCTACGCCCGCAACGCCGAGCCGCACAAGCGGGTCATGCGCAAGCACGCGGCGGCCAACGACGAGATCAAGCCGACCAGCCCGGTGGCCACCGCGATCGTCCGCGAGGCGACCAAGCAGTGGACCCAGGGCAACAAGATCGGTGACAAGTTCGGCTGGCGTAACGCGCAGGCGAGCGTCCTCGCCCCGACCGGCACGATCGGCTTCATGATGGACTGCGACACGACCGGCGTGGAGCCGGACCTGGCGCTGGTCAAGTTCAAGAAGCTGGTCGGCGGCGGCTCGATGCAGATCGTCAACCAGACGGTTCCGCGCGCCCTGCGCAGCCTCGGCTACCCCGAGGAGCAGGTCGAGGCGATCGTCGAGCACATCGCCGACCACGGCCACGTGGTGGACGCCCCCGGCCTCAAGCCGGAGCACTACCCGGTCTTCGACTGCGCCATGGGGGAGCGGACGATCGCCCCGATGGGGCACGTGCGGATGATGGCGGCCATCCAGCCGTTCGTCTCCGGCGCCATCTCCAAGACGGTCAACATGCCGGAGGCGGCCACCGTCGAGGACGTCGAGAAGATCTACTTCGAGGGCTGGAAGCTCGGCCTCAAGGCGCTGGCGATCTACCGGGACAACTGCAAGGTCGGCCAGCCGCTCTCGGTGGCCAAGTCCAACAAGGCCACCGAGCCGGCCGCCGTCGAGACCGCCCCGGCCGCGCCGGCCGCGGTGGAGAAGGTCATCGAGTACCGGCCGGTGCGCAAGCGCCTGCCGAAGAAGCGCCCGTCGGAGACGGTCAGCTTCTCCGTCGGAGGCGCCGAGGGCTACCTGACCGCGTCGTCCTACCCGGACGACGGCCTCGGTGAGGTCTTCCTCAAGATGTCCAAGCAGGGCTCGACCCTGGCCGGGGTGATGGACGCCTTCTCGGTGGCCATCAGCATCGGCCTGCAGTACGGCGTGCCGCTGGAGACGTTCGTCAGCAAGTTCACCAACATGCGCTTCGAGCCGGCCGGTATGACCGACGACCCGGACGTGCGGATGGCGGCCTCGGTGATGGACTACATCTTCCGTCGCCTGGCGCTGGACTTCCTGCCCTACGAGCGCCGTGCCGAGCTGGGCATCTTCACCGCGTCCGAGCGGGCCGCCCAGCTGCGGGCCGAGGCCGACGCGGAAGCCGCAGCGGTCACCGGTGTGGAGCTCACCGCGATGGCGTCCTCGGCACCGGTGGAGGCCCCGGCGAAGCCGGAGGCCGTCGCGCAGCCGGCCCAGGAGATGGCCGACGTGGCCGCCGCCAAGCCGGCTCCGAGCGTGGGTTCCAGCACCGAGTTGCTGGAGGCCGTGATCGGCAAGGCCGCCGACGCACCGCTCTGCTTCACCTGCGGTACGAAGATGCGCCCCGCCGGTAGCTGCTACGTCTGCGAGGGCTGCGGCTCCACCAGCGGCTGCAGCTGA